Sequence from the Synergistaceae bacterium genome:
GGCTAATTGCGGCAGAGAAGAACTTGTCGATGACCCGCCTTGCTTCCGGAGCACTGAGGCTTCAGCCCATAACAATGATGACGGGGCAGGCCGCAGGAGCACTCGCGGCATTATGCGTGAAGGACGGAAAGCAGCCCCGCGAGGTTCACCCGATGCGCGTTCAGTGGGAGCTTCTGAAGGCTGGAGTGTCTCTGTCGCTGTGCAAGTACTCTGACGTTCCGCCGGAACACAGCATCAACAAGAGCGTACAGGTCTCCAACATGTGGGGGCTAATTCCTGCCAACGAATACCCTCATGCGCCGTCCTACAAGATCGACGACATAGACGACCCCGTCATCGCAATGGCACTCATCAAGGGAGCGGACAAAGGAGTCTTTGGCGTGAACGACATAATCACCCGCTACGACATGAACGGCATTCTTCGGCGGGCGCAGGAAGCGATGAAGATTCCGGCGAAGGGTGATGTTCTGGAGGGCAAGGGACACAACCTGCTTTCTCGCGGAGACCTCGCTAAGGCGGTGTACGACGCTTTTCCGGCACTGAGGGACATAAAGCCTGCAAGAAACGCGCACATACCCTTCAAGGTCGGCAAGCACAGGAACTCGGAGTACGTGGAAGTTCTCGGGAAGCTGGGGGTTCTGGATGTGTACGGAATAGAGAGCGAGTTCTATTACGGCCGCCCTGTAACTAAAGGCGAGGCAGCTGATGTTGTGGTGAGAGCCTGCGTAGCTGCCTCAGGAATGTAGCAGAAAATCTCCCGCTCTCAGTCTCTGGGGGCGGGAAGAACCATCACCGACACGCACATAACCGCGAACGACAGGATTATTCCGCAGGTCGAAGCGTTCAGTCTTACTCCCCACACAGTGAGTGCCGCTCCCGAAAACGTCATGTATACAGTGAGGGCGATTCCCAGCACGGCGGACAGTACAGCTCCGGCGTTCGAGGCTCTGCGCGTGAACAGCCCGAAAACCAGCGGGGCGGCCAGAGACACGCTCATGAGCGAGTAGAAGATAGTCAGCGCAGAGATTATGCTCTCGAGCCTCAGCGCAAGAACCACGCCGATAACCCCGCATACAAGCGATGTTACACGCGATGATAGAAGTAATTTGCGGTCAGAGATTTCGGGATTGATGAAGCGTCTGTAGAGGTCATTGACCAGAGAACCAGCCAGCATGTATAGCACCGTGTCCGCAGTACTGACCTCCGCCGCGAAAATTCCCGCAAGCGCAAGGCACGCCGCACCGAAGGGCATCATCTCCTTCATGGCTGTCGGAAGTGCAAGGTCATTGCGGGAGAGGTTCGGGAAGACCGCAAAGCACGCCATGCCGATTATCACTGGAATAACCGCGAACACGAGCTGAACGAGGCCGTTCATTGCCGTACCCCAGCGAATAGCCCTCTCGTCGCGAGCCGCAAAAACTTTCCCGATTAAGCCCGGCGAGATGAAGAACGACGGAACGAGCATTACGAGATACCCTACAATAGCACCTGCTCCCATCCCGAACGCGTCAAAGTATGTAGCACTGCTGACAGCTCCGCGTATTCCTTCAAGCCCGCCCGAGAACTGCCACACGTACGGCACTGCGATGACGAAACCCGCCAGAATCACAGCAACTTCAACGATGTTGACGATTGCGCTCGAGAGAAGGCCTCCCGCCGCAAAGTACAGCGTAGTTACCAGAGCACCGGCTATGACTCCCTGAGTTTTGGGCACGTCAGCAACAACCTCCAGAATCCACGCTATGCCCAATAACTGACCGGCGAAGAGTGCGAGAGTTCCGACGGACATCATCACCGAGATTAACCCTGAAAACATTTTGCTGTAACGTGCGTCGAGATAGTCGCTCAGCGTGTAGTAATTCTTTTCGCGCGCAAGCCTCCAGATTCTCGGCCCGACAAGGAACGCAAGAATCATTGAGCCTATTCCCGCGCTGCCTATCCACCACCACGCCGACAGCCCCCACTGGTACGCTAAGGCCGTTACTCCGACGGTCGAACCTGCTCCGAGATTCGCGGCGATTAACGTCGTGAAGAGAAGTCCGCTCCCGAAATTGCGTCCCGCCACGAAGAAGTCTGATGCGGATTTTGCCCTGCGGCCGATGAATGCTCCGAGCGCAACAAGAATCACTGCATAGAGAATGATGAACGATAACATGAACTTTTCCCCCTTGAATGGGTATAGAAAAACTCCCTGCCTAGATATTCTCTAAACAGGGAGTAATTTCTTCCGTCGTCTTTGAATCAATTGGCTGGGAATCAGGGATTCGAACCCCAATTGCCTGATCCAGAGTCAGGTGTGCTGCCGTTGCACCAATTCCCAGCGTGATTAGTTGTGTTAGTTCTTCGTGAACAGTGAGAAATTTTATCAGTTTCCCCGAAAAAGTCAATCACTGCTATAATCTCGCTATCACCTAGAAAGGACGATACTATGTCAGGAAAACGGATACTAGTTACAGGAGGAGCGGGCTTCATCGGCTCACACCTCTGCGAAAAGCTGCTCGAGCAAGGCAACGACGTTATATGCGTCGACAACATGTTCACCGGCCAGAAGCGGAACATCAGGCACTTGATGGGCAATGATTATTTCGAGTTCATACGGCACGACATAATCGAGAATATTTACGTTGAGTGCGACCAGATCTACAACCTCGCGTGTCCTGCGTCGCCTATTCATTACCAGTACGACCCGATAAAAACCAGCAAGGCGTGTTTCATGGGCGCGCTTAACACTCTGGGACTCGCGAAAAGATGCCACGCGCGAATCCTGCAGGCTTCTACCTCCGAAGTCTACGGAGACCCTGAAGT
This genomic interval carries:
- a CDS encoding sodium:solute symporter family protein, whose translation is MLSFIILYAVILVALGAFIGRRAKSASDFFVAGRNFGSGLLFTTLIAANLGAGSTVGVTALAYQWGLSAWWWIGSAGIGSMILAFLVGPRIWRLAREKNYYTLSDYLDARYSKMFSGLISVMMSVGTLALFAGQLLGIAWILEVVADVPKTQGVIAGALVTTLYFAAGGLLSSAIVNIVEVAVILAGFVIAVPYVWQFSGGLEGIRGAVSSATYFDAFGMGAGAIVGYLVMLVPSFFISPGLIGKVFAARDERAIRWGTAMNGLVQLVFAVIPVIIGMACFAVFPNLSRNDLALPTAMKEMMPFGAACLALAGIFAAEVSTADTVLYMLAGSLVNDLYRRFINPEISDRKLLLSSRVTSLVCGVIGVVLALRLESIISALTIFYSLMSVSLAAPLVFGLFTRRASNAGAVLSAVLGIALTVYMTFSGAALTVWGVRLNASTCGIILSFAVMCVSVMVLPAPRD